A portion of the Thunnus albacares chromosome 23, fThuAlb1.1, whole genome shotgun sequence genome contains these proteins:
- the trim24 gene encoding transcription intermediary factor 1-alpha isoform X1 yields the protein MDESAENAANDDIVIIVENEAESLPAEEERLKQQGTFGLMDTCPICKLSFHNREPKLLPCLHSFCKRCLPAPFRSADPRRDSQGQVDNNKSLGAIRCPVCRQECWEMDVLDNFFVKDSAEVPSSTVEKTSQVCMSCEDNTEATGYCVECVEFLCVTCIEAHQRVKFTRDHTIRQKEEMSPGKAVGISTQKPVFCDIHKQEPLKLFCETCDRLTCRDCQLLKHKDHNYQFLEDAYRNHRQYLENMTQQLQEKRKAIEEVSSCISTGLQQVEENRKSVTNEIKKSICNLIMEINRKGKILVNQLEALTKDHELGLKKQQEDVNSLTRHLDHVIRFTKWATASHSGTALLYCKRLILFQIHYLMRASCNPSIVPQSSVRFQCRSGFWATNVDLGSLVVERGPGRPTVSNHQAGTRPEAPTGGLSVSAQQRQSTLAQLQMQVEKLSQQPHRQPPPNHWSWYQNVRLPGPPGPPPPTRPIHGGSSPSQCPTSMAQPGPGRRYGSSHPNPNPRSPTSSMLHNTGFTPPHSLRDLILSSSFPPKPMDVLQGTSRYPQPLSTGAATQTSLHQQRGLTESSNPFLKRSEASGSVPSITISIPKPSFAPSLASAAADKTSTLNHITVQGRQNSPIAKPSSSDRSTGTTSWKQTSEPPSAPSAKRRRRSSPGPVIVIKDEPEDEDEVRFVQSNLPDSSTGAQSKPRQQLKVCPQVPAPRSDLTPGKEQHPQPAAQQPESEKRAEPEEDPNEDWCAVCQNGGELLCCDKCPKVFHLSCHIPTLNESPSGEWFCSFCRDLISPEMVYDCDSKDEPGAERLPPVDRRRCERLLLRLFCNDFSTDFQQAASPSETRRYKELIKTPMDLSIVKRKLEAKLKEGECYVSPEGFVADVRLIFLNCAKYYKATSEVGSAGLYLEDYFEEQLKLVYPDKIFPGGREEQMIPPLEDEIDEEEEQVMDEGMAPIEDDKPAGPVGKGIPPVEEDLAHPEEGTAPAEGEKPETEEKVTDTSIKGTDQKVAAAEEGMPPAEEVKQDEKTPSEEVKSSPAADSKSTDRTTASPPKEENLQLHTDKTAGPSESQAKETTPANTAKEKEG from the exons atggatgAAAGTGCTGAAAATGCTGCCAACGATGACATTGTCATCATCGTAGAAAACGAGGCGGAAAGTTTaccagcagaggaggagaggctgAAACAGCAAGGCACCTTCGGGCTCATGGACACTTGTCCCATTTGCAAGTTGAGCTTCCACAATAGGGAGCCCAAACTGCTGCCGTGTCTCCACTCCTTTTGCAAGAGGTGTCTGCCTGCCCCGTTCAGGAGTGCTGACCCGAGGCGTGACTCGCAAGGTCAAGTCGACAACAACAAATCAT TAGGTGCCATCCGATGTCCAGTTTGCAGACAGGAATGCTGGGAGATGGACGTGTTGGATAATTTCTTTGTCAAGGACTCTGCCGAGGTACCAAGCAGCACCGTAGAGAAAACCAGCCAG GTGTGCATGAGCTGTGAGGACAACACGGAGGCAACAGGTTACTGCGTGGAATGTGTggagtttctgtgtgtgacgTGTATTGAGGCGCATCAAAGGGTAAAGTTCACCAGGGATCACACCATACGCCAGAAAGAGGAGATGTCTCCAGGTA AAGCAGTAGGTATTTCCACGCAGAAGCCCGTGTTTTGTGACATCCACAAGCAGGAgccactgaagctgttctgtgAGACGTGTGACCGACTCACCTGTCGAGACTGTCAGCTGCTTAAACACAAGGATCACAA CTACCAGTTTTTGGAGGATGCATACAGGAATCACAGGCAGTATCTGGAAAACATGACGCAGCAGCtgcaagagaaaagaaaagccaTTGAGGAAGTTTCCAGCTGTATCAGCACTGG ACTCCAGCAAGTTGAAGAAAACCGGAAGTCTGTAACTAATGAAATAAAGAAGTCCATCTGTAACTTGATAATGGAGATCAACAGGAAGGGAAAGATCCTGGTTAACCAGCTTGAG GCTCTGACCAAAGACCACGAGTTGGGTTTGAAAAAGCAGCAAGAAGACGTCAACTCTCTGACCAGGCACCTAGACCATGTCATCAGATTTACCAAATGGGCCACAGCTAGCCATAGTGGAACAGCCCTCCTATACTGCAAGAGACTG ATTCTTTTCCAGATCCATTACCTGATGAGAGCTAGCTGTAATCCCTCCATCGTTCCTCAGAGCTCTGTTCGCTTCCAGTGTCGCTCTGGGTTCTGGGCCACAAACGTAGATCTCG GTTCTCTGGTAGTAGAAAGGGGCCCAGGACGACCGACCGTCAGCAACCACCAGGCAGGTACCAGACCAGAGGCGCCCACTGGAGGTCTGTCGGTCTCAGCTCAGCAGCGACAGAGCACGCTGGCTCAGCTCCAGATGCAG GTGGAAAAACTCTCCCAGCAGCCCCACAGGCAGCCCCCTCCTAACCACTGGTCCTGGTACCAAAATGTCAGACTGCCAGGACCCCCGGGCCCTCCGCCTCCAACCAGACCCATCCACGGAGGGTCCTCCCCGTCCCAATGCCCCACCAGCATGGCACAGCCGGGACCGGGACGCAGGTACGGGAGTTCccaccctaaccccaaccccagAAGCCCCACGTCCTCCATGCTTCACAACACCGGATTCACGCCTCCTCAC TCTCTGAGAGATCTGATCCTTAGCTCCAGCTTCCCCCCTAAACCCATGGATGTGTTGCAGGGTACGTCCCGTTACCCACAGCCTCTGTCCACCGGAGCAGCCACACAGACGTCACTGCACCAG CAGCGGGGCCTGACGGAGTCGTCTAACCCTTTCCTGAAGAGGAGTGAAGCTAGCGGATCTGTCCCCTCCATTACCATCTCCATCCCGAAACCCAGCTTCGCTCCAAGCCTGGCTTCAGCGGCCGCAGACAAAACGAGCACGCTCAATCACATAACAG tTCAAGGAAGGCAGAACTCACCCATAGCCAAACCGTCTTCTTCAGACAGAAGCACCGG GACGACTTCCTGGAAGCAGACATCTGAGCCACCATCTGCCCCCTCAGCCAAGCGACGAAGGAGGTCGTCCCCCGGGCCCGTTATCGTCATCAAGGACGAACCAGAGGATGAGGACGAAGTTCGTTTT GTGCAGTCCAACCTTCCAGACAGCAGCACCGGGGCTCAGTCCAAACCCCGTCAGCAGCTGAAAGTCTGTCCCCAAGTCCCAGCCCCTCGATCGGACCTCACCCCCGGGAAAGAGCAGCATCCTCAACCCGCAGCCCAGCAGCCGGAGTCTGAAAAGAGAGCGGAGCCGGAAGAAGATCCTAATGAGGACTGGTGCGCCGTCTGTCAGAACGGAGGGGAGCTGCTCTGTTGCGACAAGTGTCCCAAAGTTTTCCATCTGTCCTGCCACATCCCCACTCTGAACGAGTCCCCCAG CGGCGAATGGTTCTGTTCATTCTGCCGAGACCTCATCTCCCCTGAGATGGTGTACGACTGCGACAGCAAGGACGAACCCGGGGCTGAGAGATTGCCACCTGTTGACAGAAGG AGATGTGAGAGGCTGTTACTACGTCTGTTCTGTAATGACTTCAGCACCGACTTCCAGCAGGCTGCTTCTCCATCG GAGACAAGAAGGTACAAAGAGCTGATCAAAACCCCGATGGATTTATCAATAGTTAAGAGGAAGCTGGAGGCAAAGCTGAAGGAGGGTGAATGTTACGTCAGTCCTGAGGGCTTTGTCGCTGACGTCAGGCTCATATTTCTCAACTGTGCAAAGTACTACAAG GCGACCTCAGAGGTGGGGAGTGCAGGCTTGTACTTGGAGGACTACTTTGAGGAACAACTGAAGCTTGTATACCCAGACAAGATTTTTCCCGGAGGAAGGGAAGAACAGATGATCCCTCCTTTAGAGGATGAGatagatgaagaggaggaacagGTGATGGACGAAGGTATGGCTCCCATAGAGGACGATAAACCAGCAGGTCCTGTGGGGAAAGGAATCCCCCCTGTAGAGGAGGACTTAGCTCATCCAGAAGAAGGAACAGCCCCGGCGGAGGGAGAAAAGCCAGAAACGGAGGAGAAGGTGACCGATACGAGCATAAAGGGAACGGACCAAAAGGTAGCGGCCGCAGAGGAAGGCATGCCGCCTGCGGAGGAGGTAAAGCAGGATGAGAAAACTCCTTCAGAGGAGGTGAAAAGTTCTCCAGCTGCTGATAGCAAATCAACAGACAGGACGACCGCCAGCCCCCCGAAAGAGGAGAACCTTCAGCTCCATACAGACAAGACTGCAGGTCCATCTGAAAGCCAGGCGAAGGAGACCACTCCTGCAAACACAGCCAAAGAAAAGGAGGGATAG
- the trim24 gene encoding transcription intermediary factor 1-alpha isoform X10, giving the protein MDESAENAANDDIVIIVENEAESLPAEEERLKQQGTFGLMDTCPICKLSFHNREPKLLPCLHSFCKRCLPAPFRSADPRRDSQGQVDNNKSLGAIRCPVCRQECWEMDVLDNFFVKDSAEVPSSTVEKTSQVCMSCEDNTEATGYCVECVEFLCVTCIEAHQRVKFTRDHTIRQKEEMSPGKAVGISTQKPVFCDIHKQEPLKLFCETCDRLTCRDCQLLKHKDHNYQFLEDAYRNHRQYLENMTQQLQEKRKAIEEVSSCISTGLQQVEENRKSVTNEIKKSICNLIMEINRKGKILVNQLEALTKDHELGLKKQQEDVNSLTRHLDHVIRFTKWATASHSGTALLYCKRLILFQIHYLMRASCNPSIVPQSSVRFQCRSGFWATNVDLGSLVVERGPGRPTVSNHQAGTRPEAPTGGLSVSAQQRQSTLAQLQMQVEKLSQQPHRQPPPNHWSWYQNVRLPGPPGPPPPTRPIHGGSSPSQCPTSMAQPGPGRRYGSSHPNPNPRSPTSSMLHNTGFTPPHGTSRYPQPLSTGAATQTSLHQQRGLTESSNPFLKRSEASGSVPSITISIPKPSFAPSLASAAADKTSTLNHITVQGRQNSPIAKPSSSDRSTGTTSWKQTSEPPSAPSAKRRRRSSPGPVIVIKDEPEDEDEVRFVQSNLPDSSTGAQSKPRQQLKVCPQVPAPRSDLTPGKEQHPQPAAQQPESEKRAEPEEDPNEDWCAVCQNGGELLCCDKCPKVFHLSCHIPTLNESPSGEWFCSFCRDLISPEMVYDCDSKDEPGAERLPPVDRRRCERLLLRLFCNDFSTDFQQAASPSETRRYKELIKTPMDLSIVKRKLEAKLKEGECYVSPEGFVADVRLIFLNCAKYYKATSEVGSAGLYLEDYFEEQLKLVYPDKIFPGGREEQMIPPLEDEIDEEEEQVMDEGMAPIEDDKPAGPVGKGIPPVEEDLAHPEEGTAPAEGEKPETEEKVTDTSIKGTDQKVAAAEEGMPPAEEVKQDEKTPSEEVKSSPAADSKSTDRTTASPPKEENLQLHTDKTAGPSESQAKETTPANTAKEKEG; this is encoded by the exons atggatgAAAGTGCTGAAAATGCTGCCAACGATGACATTGTCATCATCGTAGAAAACGAGGCGGAAAGTTTaccagcagaggaggagaggctgAAACAGCAAGGCACCTTCGGGCTCATGGACACTTGTCCCATTTGCAAGTTGAGCTTCCACAATAGGGAGCCCAAACTGCTGCCGTGTCTCCACTCCTTTTGCAAGAGGTGTCTGCCTGCCCCGTTCAGGAGTGCTGACCCGAGGCGTGACTCGCAAGGTCAAGTCGACAACAACAAATCAT TAGGTGCCATCCGATGTCCAGTTTGCAGACAGGAATGCTGGGAGATGGACGTGTTGGATAATTTCTTTGTCAAGGACTCTGCCGAGGTACCAAGCAGCACCGTAGAGAAAACCAGCCAG GTGTGCATGAGCTGTGAGGACAACACGGAGGCAACAGGTTACTGCGTGGAATGTGTggagtttctgtgtgtgacgTGTATTGAGGCGCATCAAAGGGTAAAGTTCACCAGGGATCACACCATACGCCAGAAAGAGGAGATGTCTCCAGGTA AAGCAGTAGGTATTTCCACGCAGAAGCCCGTGTTTTGTGACATCCACAAGCAGGAgccactgaagctgttctgtgAGACGTGTGACCGACTCACCTGTCGAGACTGTCAGCTGCTTAAACACAAGGATCACAA CTACCAGTTTTTGGAGGATGCATACAGGAATCACAGGCAGTATCTGGAAAACATGACGCAGCAGCtgcaagagaaaagaaaagccaTTGAGGAAGTTTCCAGCTGTATCAGCACTGG ACTCCAGCAAGTTGAAGAAAACCGGAAGTCTGTAACTAATGAAATAAAGAAGTCCATCTGTAACTTGATAATGGAGATCAACAGGAAGGGAAAGATCCTGGTTAACCAGCTTGAG GCTCTGACCAAAGACCACGAGTTGGGTTTGAAAAAGCAGCAAGAAGACGTCAACTCTCTGACCAGGCACCTAGACCATGTCATCAGATTTACCAAATGGGCCACAGCTAGCCATAGTGGAACAGCCCTCCTATACTGCAAGAGACTG ATTCTTTTCCAGATCCATTACCTGATGAGAGCTAGCTGTAATCCCTCCATCGTTCCTCAGAGCTCTGTTCGCTTCCAGTGTCGCTCTGGGTTCTGGGCCACAAACGTAGATCTCG GTTCTCTGGTAGTAGAAAGGGGCCCAGGACGACCGACCGTCAGCAACCACCAGGCAGGTACCAGACCAGAGGCGCCCACTGGAGGTCTGTCGGTCTCAGCTCAGCAGCGACAGAGCACGCTGGCTCAGCTCCAGATGCAG GTGGAAAAACTCTCCCAGCAGCCCCACAGGCAGCCCCCTCCTAACCACTGGTCCTGGTACCAAAATGTCAGACTGCCAGGACCCCCGGGCCCTCCGCCTCCAACCAGACCCATCCACGGAGGGTCCTCCCCGTCCCAATGCCCCACCAGCATGGCACAGCCGGGACCGGGACGCAGGTACGGGAGTTCccaccctaaccccaaccccagAAGCCCCACGTCCTCCATGCTTCACAACACCGGATTCACGCCTCCTCAC GGTACGTCCCGTTACCCACAGCCTCTGTCCACCGGAGCAGCCACACAGACGTCACTGCACCAG CAGCGGGGCCTGACGGAGTCGTCTAACCCTTTCCTGAAGAGGAGTGAAGCTAGCGGATCTGTCCCCTCCATTACCATCTCCATCCCGAAACCCAGCTTCGCTCCAAGCCTGGCTTCAGCGGCCGCAGACAAAACGAGCACGCTCAATCACATAACAG tTCAAGGAAGGCAGAACTCACCCATAGCCAAACCGTCTTCTTCAGACAGAAGCACCGG GACGACTTCCTGGAAGCAGACATCTGAGCCACCATCTGCCCCCTCAGCCAAGCGACGAAGGAGGTCGTCCCCCGGGCCCGTTATCGTCATCAAGGACGAACCAGAGGATGAGGACGAAGTTCGTTTT GTGCAGTCCAACCTTCCAGACAGCAGCACCGGGGCTCAGTCCAAACCCCGTCAGCAGCTGAAAGTCTGTCCCCAAGTCCCAGCCCCTCGATCGGACCTCACCCCCGGGAAAGAGCAGCATCCTCAACCCGCAGCCCAGCAGCCGGAGTCTGAAAAGAGAGCGGAGCCGGAAGAAGATCCTAATGAGGACTGGTGCGCCGTCTGTCAGAACGGAGGGGAGCTGCTCTGTTGCGACAAGTGTCCCAAAGTTTTCCATCTGTCCTGCCACATCCCCACTCTGAACGAGTCCCCCAG CGGCGAATGGTTCTGTTCATTCTGCCGAGACCTCATCTCCCCTGAGATGGTGTACGACTGCGACAGCAAGGACGAACCCGGGGCTGAGAGATTGCCACCTGTTGACAGAAGG AGATGTGAGAGGCTGTTACTACGTCTGTTCTGTAATGACTTCAGCACCGACTTCCAGCAGGCTGCTTCTCCATCG GAGACAAGAAGGTACAAAGAGCTGATCAAAACCCCGATGGATTTATCAATAGTTAAGAGGAAGCTGGAGGCAAAGCTGAAGGAGGGTGAATGTTACGTCAGTCCTGAGGGCTTTGTCGCTGACGTCAGGCTCATATTTCTCAACTGTGCAAAGTACTACAAG GCGACCTCAGAGGTGGGGAGTGCAGGCTTGTACTTGGAGGACTACTTTGAGGAACAACTGAAGCTTGTATACCCAGACAAGATTTTTCCCGGAGGAAGGGAAGAACAGATGATCCCTCCTTTAGAGGATGAGatagatgaagaggaggaacagGTGATGGACGAAGGTATGGCTCCCATAGAGGACGATAAACCAGCAGGTCCTGTGGGGAAAGGAATCCCCCCTGTAGAGGAGGACTTAGCTCATCCAGAAGAAGGAACAGCCCCGGCGGAGGGAGAAAAGCCAGAAACGGAGGAGAAGGTGACCGATACGAGCATAAAGGGAACGGACCAAAAGGTAGCGGCCGCAGAGGAAGGCATGCCGCCTGCGGAGGAGGTAAAGCAGGATGAGAAAACTCCTTCAGAGGAGGTGAAAAGTTCTCCAGCTGCTGATAGCAAATCAACAGACAGGACGACCGCCAGCCCCCCGAAAGAGGAGAACCTTCAGCTCCATACAGACAAGACTGCAGGTCCATCTGAAAGCCAGGCGAAGGAGACCACTCCTGCAAACACAGCCAAAGAAAAGGAGGGATAG
- the trim24 gene encoding transcription intermediary factor 1-alpha isoform X3, giving the protein MDESAENAANDDIVIIVENEAESLPAEEERLKQQGTFGLMDTCPICKLSFHNREPKLLPCLHSFCKRCLPAPFRSADPRRDSQGQVDNNKSLGAIRCPVCRQECWEMDVLDNFFVKDSAEVPSSTVEKTSQVCMSCEDNTEATGYCVECVEFLCVTCIEAHQRVKFTRDHTIRQKEEMSPGKAVGISTQKPVFCDIHKQEPLKLFCETCDRLTCRDCQLLKHKDHNYQFLEDAYRNHRQYLENMTQQLQEKRKAIEEVSSCISTGLQQVEENRKSVTNEIKKSICNLIMEINRKGKILVNQLEALTKDHELGLKKQQEDVNSLTRHLDHVIRFTKWATASHSGTALLYCKRLILFQIHYLMRASCNPSIVPQSSVRFQCRSGFWATNVDLGSLVVERGPGRPTVSNHQAGTRPEAPTGGLSVSAQQRQSTLAQLQMQVEKLSQQPHRQPPPNHWSWYQNVRLPGPPGPPPPTRPIHGGSSPSQCPTSMAQPGPGRRYGSSHPNPNPRSPTSSMLHNTGFTPPHSLRDLILSSSFPPKPMDVLQGTSRYPQPLSTGAATQTSLHQRGLTESSNPFLKRSEASGSVPSITISIPKPSFAPSLASAAADKTSTLNHITVQGRQNSPIAKPSSSDRSTGTTSWKQTSEPPSAPSAKRRRRSSPGPVIVIKDEPEDEDEVRFVQSNLPDSSTGAQSKPRQQLKVCPQVPAPRSDLTPGKEQHPQPAAQQPESEKRAEPEEDPNEDWCAVCQNGGELLCCDKCPKVFHLSCHIPTLNESPSGEWFCSFCRDLISPEMVYDCDSKDEPGAERLPPVDRRRCERLLLRLFCNDFSTDFQQAASPSETRRYKELIKTPMDLSIVKRKLEAKLKEGECYVSPEGFVADVRLIFLNCAKYYKATSEVGSAGLYLEDYFEEQLKLVYPDKIFPGGREEQMIPPLEDEIDEEEEQVMDEGMAPIEDDKPAGPVGKGIPPVEEDLAHPEEGTAPAEGEKPETEEKVTDTSIKGTDQKVAAAEEGMPPAEEVKQDEKTPSEEVKSSPAADSKSTDRTTASPPKEENLQLHTDKTAGPSESQAKETTPANTAKEKEG; this is encoded by the exons atggatgAAAGTGCTGAAAATGCTGCCAACGATGACATTGTCATCATCGTAGAAAACGAGGCGGAAAGTTTaccagcagaggaggagaggctgAAACAGCAAGGCACCTTCGGGCTCATGGACACTTGTCCCATTTGCAAGTTGAGCTTCCACAATAGGGAGCCCAAACTGCTGCCGTGTCTCCACTCCTTTTGCAAGAGGTGTCTGCCTGCCCCGTTCAGGAGTGCTGACCCGAGGCGTGACTCGCAAGGTCAAGTCGACAACAACAAATCAT TAGGTGCCATCCGATGTCCAGTTTGCAGACAGGAATGCTGGGAGATGGACGTGTTGGATAATTTCTTTGTCAAGGACTCTGCCGAGGTACCAAGCAGCACCGTAGAGAAAACCAGCCAG GTGTGCATGAGCTGTGAGGACAACACGGAGGCAACAGGTTACTGCGTGGAATGTGTggagtttctgtgtgtgacgTGTATTGAGGCGCATCAAAGGGTAAAGTTCACCAGGGATCACACCATACGCCAGAAAGAGGAGATGTCTCCAGGTA AAGCAGTAGGTATTTCCACGCAGAAGCCCGTGTTTTGTGACATCCACAAGCAGGAgccactgaagctgttctgtgAGACGTGTGACCGACTCACCTGTCGAGACTGTCAGCTGCTTAAACACAAGGATCACAA CTACCAGTTTTTGGAGGATGCATACAGGAATCACAGGCAGTATCTGGAAAACATGACGCAGCAGCtgcaagagaaaagaaaagccaTTGAGGAAGTTTCCAGCTGTATCAGCACTGG ACTCCAGCAAGTTGAAGAAAACCGGAAGTCTGTAACTAATGAAATAAAGAAGTCCATCTGTAACTTGATAATGGAGATCAACAGGAAGGGAAAGATCCTGGTTAACCAGCTTGAG GCTCTGACCAAAGACCACGAGTTGGGTTTGAAAAAGCAGCAAGAAGACGTCAACTCTCTGACCAGGCACCTAGACCATGTCATCAGATTTACCAAATGGGCCACAGCTAGCCATAGTGGAACAGCCCTCCTATACTGCAAGAGACTG ATTCTTTTCCAGATCCATTACCTGATGAGAGCTAGCTGTAATCCCTCCATCGTTCCTCAGAGCTCTGTTCGCTTCCAGTGTCGCTCTGGGTTCTGGGCCACAAACGTAGATCTCG GTTCTCTGGTAGTAGAAAGGGGCCCAGGACGACCGACCGTCAGCAACCACCAGGCAGGTACCAGACCAGAGGCGCCCACTGGAGGTCTGTCGGTCTCAGCTCAGCAGCGACAGAGCACGCTGGCTCAGCTCCAGATGCAG GTGGAAAAACTCTCCCAGCAGCCCCACAGGCAGCCCCCTCCTAACCACTGGTCCTGGTACCAAAATGTCAGACTGCCAGGACCCCCGGGCCCTCCGCCTCCAACCAGACCCATCCACGGAGGGTCCTCCCCGTCCCAATGCCCCACCAGCATGGCACAGCCGGGACCGGGACGCAGGTACGGGAGTTCccaccctaaccccaaccccagAAGCCCCACGTCCTCCATGCTTCACAACACCGGATTCACGCCTCCTCAC TCTCTGAGAGATCTGATCCTTAGCTCCAGCTTCCCCCCTAAACCCATGGATGTGTTGCAGGGTACGTCCCGTTACCCACAGCCTCTGTCCACCGGAGCAGCCACACAGACGTCACTGCACCAG CGGGGCCTGACGGAGTCGTCTAACCCTTTCCTGAAGAGGAGTGAAGCTAGCGGATCTGTCCCCTCCATTACCATCTCCATCCCGAAACCCAGCTTCGCTCCAAGCCTGGCTTCAGCGGCCGCAGACAAAACGAGCACGCTCAATCACATAACAG tTCAAGGAAGGCAGAACTCACCCATAGCCAAACCGTCTTCTTCAGACAGAAGCACCGG GACGACTTCCTGGAAGCAGACATCTGAGCCACCATCTGCCCCCTCAGCCAAGCGACGAAGGAGGTCGTCCCCCGGGCCCGTTATCGTCATCAAGGACGAACCAGAGGATGAGGACGAAGTTCGTTTT GTGCAGTCCAACCTTCCAGACAGCAGCACCGGGGCTCAGTCCAAACCCCGTCAGCAGCTGAAAGTCTGTCCCCAAGTCCCAGCCCCTCGATCGGACCTCACCCCCGGGAAAGAGCAGCATCCTCAACCCGCAGCCCAGCAGCCGGAGTCTGAAAAGAGAGCGGAGCCGGAAGAAGATCCTAATGAGGACTGGTGCGCCGTCTGTCAGAACGGAGGGGAGCTGCTCTGTTGCGACAAGTGTCCCAAAGTTTTCCATCTGTCCTGCCACATCCCCACTCTGAACGAGTCCCCCAG CGGCGAATGGTTCTGTTCATTCTGCCGAGACCTCATCTCCCCTGAGATGGTGTACGACTGCGACAGCAAGGACGAACCCGGGGCTGAGAGATTGCCACCTGTTGACAGAAGG AGATGTGAGAGGCTGTTACTACGTCTGTTCTGTAATGACTTCAGCACCGACTTCCAGCAGGCTGCTTCTCCATCG GAGACAAGAAGGTACAAAGAGCTGATCAAAACCCCGATGGATTTATCAATAGTTAAGAGGAAGCTGGAGGCAAAGCTGAAGGAGGGTGAATGTTACGTCAGTCCTGAGGGCTTTGTCGCTGACGTCAGGCTCATATTTCTCAACTGTGCAAAGTACTACAAG GCGACCTCAGAGGTGGGGAGTGCAGGCTTGTACTTGGAGGACTACTTTGAGGAACAACTGAAGCTTGTATACCCAGACAAGATTTTTCCCGGAGGAAGGGAAGAACAGATGATCCCTCCTTTAGAGGATGAGatagatgaagaggaggaacagGTGATGGACGAAGGTATGGCTCCCATAGAGGACGATAAACCAGCAGGTCCTGTGGGGAAAGGAATCCCCCCTGTAGAGGAGGACTTAGCTCATCCAGAAGAAGGAACAGCCCCGGCGGAGGGAGAAAAGCCAGAAACGGAGGAGAAGGTGACCGATACGAGCATAAAGGGAACGGACCAAAAGGTAGCGGCCGCAGAGGAAGGCATGCCGCCTGCGGAGGAGGTAAAGCAGGATGAGAAAACTCCTTCAGAGGAGGTGAAAAGTTCTCCAGCTGCTGATAGCAAATCAACAGACAGGACGACCGCCAGCCCCCCGAAAGAGGAGAACCTTCAGCTCCATACAGACAAGACTGCAGGTCCATCTGAAAGCCAGGCGAAGGAGACCACTCCTGCAAACACAGCCAAAGAAAAGGAGGGATAG